From a single Marinobacter sp. SS13-12 genomic region:
- a CDS encoding acyl-CoA dehydrogenase family protein, translated as MIPRTLFDADLEGFRDSVRKFLQQEAAPYHEQWEKDGQVSRELWTKAGELGFLCPTMPEEYGGVGADFRYSAVIMEEVSRAGLSGIGWTLHSDIVAPYILNYGSEEQKQYYLPKLATGEMIGAIAMTEPGAGSDLQGVKTTAVKNAAGDHYVLNGSKTFITNGQLADLVIVVAKTDPKEGAKGTSLLLVESAWEGFEKGQNLNKVGMKAQDTSELFFQDVQVPADKLLGSMEGQGFFQLMAELPAERLQVGLTAVAAAEAAWQWTLDYVKERKAFGKPVIAFQNTRFKMAEMKAEITAARVFCDRCLELHLEKKLDIPTAAMLKQHTTDLQCKVMDECVQLHGGYGYMWEYPIARAWADSRVQRIYAGTNEIMKEIVARSF; from the coding sequence ATGATTCCACGCACACTCTTCGATGCCGACCTTGAAGGTTTCCGGGATTCCGTCCGCAAGTTCCTGCAGCAGGAAGCGGCGCCCTATCACGAACAATGGGAAAAGGACGGCCAGGTCAGCCGGGAACTCTGGACCAAGGCCGGCGAGCTGGGCTTTCTCTGCCCGACGATGCCGGAAGAGTATGGTGGCGTAGGGGCGGATTTCCGCTACAGCGCGGTTATCATGGAAGAGGTGTCCAGGGCCGGGTTGTCCGGCATCGGCTGGACCCTGCACTCCGATATTGTCGCGCCTTATATCCTCAATTACGGGTCCGAAGAACAGAAACAGTATTACCTGCCAAAACTGGCCACCGGTGAGATGATCGGCGCCATCGCCATGACCGAGCCCGGTGCCGGTTCCGACCTCCAGGGTGTGAAAACCACGGCGGTAAAGAACGCGGCCGGCGATCACTACGTGCTTAACGGTTCCAAAACCTTCATCACCAATGGCCAGTTGGCGGACCTGGTGATTGTCGTGGCCAAGACCGATCCCAAAGAAGGCGCCAAGGGTACCAGCCTGCTGCTGGTGGAAAGCGCCTGGGAAGGCTTCGAGAAAGGCCAGAACCTTAACAAGGTGGGCATGAAGGCCCAGGATACCTCCGAGCTGTTCTTCCAGGACGTCCAGGTGCCGGCGGATAAACTGCTGGGCTCCATGGAAGGCCAGGGCTTCTTCCAGTTGATGGCGGAATTGCCGGCTGAGCGACTGCAGGTTGGTTTGACCGCCGTGGCTGCAGCAGAGGCGGCCTGGCAGTGGACGCTGGACTACGTCAAGGAGCGCAAGGCGTTCGGCAAGCCGGTGATCGCGTTCCAGAATACCCGCTTCAAGATGGCAGAGATGAAAGCGGAAATCACCGCGGCCCGGGTGTTCTGTGACCGCTGCCTGGAGCTGCACCTGGAGAAAAAGCTGGATATTCCCACGGCGGCGATGCTGAAACAGCACACCACCGACCTGCAGTGCAAAGTCATGGATGAGTGCGTCCAGCTTCATGGCGGCTATGGTTATATGTGGGAGTACCCCATTGCCCGTGCCTGGGCCGATAGCCGGGTTCAGCGCATTTATGCCGGTACCAACGAAATCATGAAGGAAATCGTTGCGCGCTCGTTTTAA